The following are from one region of the Oreochromis aureus strain Israel breed Guangdong linkage group 1, ZZ_aureus, whole genome shotgun sequence genome:
- the dagla gene encoding diacylglycerol lipase-alpha isoform X2, whose amino-acid sequence MPGMVMFRRRWSVGSDDLVLPALFLFLLHCIWLVVLSVVVFGLPYGSDKSCSETLVDHGRGYLGILVSCLICESAIMWLSMRGSILYTQPREAVQYVLYIRLAILLVELVYAVVGIAWLVQYYKPCSDVTAKNLALGIVVCNWLVIFSVCITLMCTFDPTGRTFVKLKATRRRQRNLTTYTLRHRLEEGQASSWSRRLKFFMCCTRAQDTQSDAYSEVASLFAEFFRDLDIVPSDIIAGLVLLRQRQRSKRSAILDQANNDILAFLSGMPVTRNTRYLDLKNSAEMNMYKDVCYYMLFALAAYGWPMYLMRKPACGLCRLASSCPCTSVSGSRLSQSVTVEEDNCCGCNVLAIRRHFLDNDLKQVHIVYTSCHDAVYETPFFVAVDHAKKKVVISIRGTLSPKDALTDLTGDSERLPVEEQQGTWLGHKGMVYSAEYIKKKLEQEMILSQAFGRDLNKGTMHYGLVIVGHSLGAGTAAILSFLLRPQYPTLHCYSYSPPGGLLSEDAMEYSKEFVTSVVLGKDLVPRLGLSQLEGFRRHLLEVLQKSNKPKWRIIAGGTKCIPKSELPLEDDDPQSQPAAPPSSRLWLHPSDLSIALSASTPLYPPGRIIHVVHNHPPETCCGQEEPTYSALWGDNKAFNEVIISPAMLNEHMPHMVMEGLNKVLENYNKGKTALLSAAKIMVSPTEVDLNPETLFVDTSTTSQQPTPTTHHRRNSSVRSCAQSEISLDGFSECPPPPVPVVLRGARERLAVELRDRKAPLAVMESLSDAESLYSLDSRRSSAALRGSPMLGSLPFPLDAPIPEENPSLSSRTELLSADVLCQATTEHLGEVGPFFTPLESRSTSDYPMRLSPATPRYSGLHSPALLNQSVLAKSYKPETNANLKMLPDEDHQQMPGAYSPGSTPVAPLSPHIGTRPMDREKEDWELETAEKQLSAETRPAASTPPPHLSNGNPSQAVLEFAQYLDSLFRLDGSSSPTLDLSDGESESGRGSFGQGECLGDEQRLDDKQLLARATVEPNLVPKPPRTFAGSADPSSGISLSPSFPLSSSEELNDLSPSEGAPSAIHSLRTSPPCHCPEENTLSSMV is encoded by the exons ATGCCTGGAATGGTGATGTTTCGGCGGCGCTGGTCAGTTGGCAGTGATGACCTGGTGctgcccgccctcttcctctttttgttACACTGCATATG GTTGGTGGTTCTGTCTGTAGTTGTGTTCGGCCTTCCATATGGCTCAGACAAGTCCTGTTCGGAAACCCTGGTGGACCATGGCCGAGGGTACCTGGGCATCCTGGTCAGCTGCCTTATATGTGAGAGCGCCATCATGTGGTTGAGCATGAGGGGCAGCATTTTGTACACACAGCCCAGGGAAGCTGTACAGTATGTCCTTTACATACGGCTCG CTATTCTGTTGGTTGAGCTTGTGTATGCTGTCGTGGGCATTGCCTGGCTTGTCCAGTATTACAAACCGTGCTCTGATGTCACTGCTAAAAACTTGGCTTTGG GAATTGTCGTATGCAACTGGCTGGTAATTTTCAGCGTTTGCATTACCCTCATGTGTACTTTTGATCCCACGGGTCGGACTTTTGTCAAGCTGAAGGCAACCCGTCGGCGTCAGCGCAACCTCACTACTTACACGCTCAG ACACAGGCTAGAGGAAGGCCAAGCcagcagctggagcaggagaCTAAAGTTTTTCATGTGCTGCACAAGAGCCCAAGATACACAATCG GATGCGTATTCAGAGGTGGCCAGCCTCTTTGCAGAGTTCTTCAGAGACCTGGATATTGTGCCTAGTGATATTATTGCTGGTCTGGTACTGCTCCGCCAGAGACAGAGGTCTAAGAGATCTGCTATCCTGGACCAG GCCAACAATGACATTTTAGCCTTCTTATCAGGAATGCCTGTCACTCGTAACACTAGATACCTGGACCTCAAGAACTCG GCTGAGATGAACATGTACAAGGATGTGTGCTATTATATGCTCTTTGCCCTGGCTGCTTATGGTTGGCCCATGTACCTGATGAGGAAGCCTGCCTGTGGGCTGTGCCGCCTCGCCAGCTCCTGCCC CTGTACATCTGTGTCTGGATCTCGGCTGTCTCAGTCCGTGACAGTGGAAGAGGACAATTGTTGCGGCTGTAATGTCCTGGCTATACGCAGGCACTTCCTGGATAATGACCTCAAGCAGGTCCACATTGTCTACACTTCCTGCCACGATGCT GTTTACGAGACTCCATTTTTTGTGGCAGTGGATCAcgcaaaaaagaaagttgtcaTCAGTATCAGAGGAACTCTTTCTCCAAAG GATGCCCTGACTGATCTGACGGGGGACTCTGAACGTTTGCCTGTGGAGGAACAGCAAGGCACCTGGCTTGGCCACAAG GGAATGGTTTACTCAGCAGAATACATTAAGAAGAAACTGGAGCAGGAAATGATCTTGTCTCAAGCTTTTGGACGAGACTTG AACAAGGGCACCATGCATTATGGGCTGGTGATAGTCGGGCATTCTCTCGGTGCAGGCACTGCTGCTATTCTTTCCTTCCTGCTGAGACCTCAGTACCCAACACTTCACTGCTACTCTTACTCTCCACCCGGTGGCCTTCTTAG TGAGGATGCCATGGAGTACTCCAAAGAGTTTGTCACATCCGTAGTTTTGGGTAAAGACTTGGTGCCAAG GCTTGGCCTGTCACAACTAGAGGGTTTCCGACGCCACCTTCTGGAAGTTTTACAAAAGAGTAACAAGCCAAAG TGGAGGATCATTGCGGGAGGCACTAAATGCATCCCAAAATCAGAGCTTCCACTAGAGGATGATGATCCTCAGTCTCAGCCTGCAGCACCCCCAAGCAGTCGCTTGTGGCTCCACCCCAGTGACCTCAGCATCGCCTTGTCAGCCTCCACACCCCTCTACCCACCTGGCAGGATCATCCACGTGGTGCACAACCATCCTCCAGAGACATG CTGTGGTCAGGAAGAGCCAACCTACTCAGCATTGTGGGGGGACAACAAGGCTTTCAATGAGGTCATCATATCACCTGCCATGCTTAATGAGCACATGCCCCACATGGTGATGGAGGGTCTCAACAAg GTGCTGGAGAACTACAACAAAGGGAAAACTGCTTTGCTGTCAGCAGCCAAGATCATGGTGAGCCCCACAGAAGTGGACTTGAACCCAGAGACCTTGTTCGTGGATACATCAACAACCTCTCAGCAGCCAACGCCTACAACCCACCACCGCAGGAACAGCAGTGTTCG CTCGTGTGCCCAGTCTGAAATATCTCTGGATGGTTTCTCTGAGTGCCCCCCTCCTCCAGTGCCTGTAGTACTGCGTGGAGCACGAGAACGTTTGGCAGTGGAGCTGAGGGATCGCAAAGCACCCTTAGCTGTCATGGAGAGTCTCTCAGATGCAGAGTCCCTGTATAGTCTGGATTCCCGACGGTCCTCCGCTGCATTAAGGGGTTCACCAATGCTGGGTAGCCTCCCGTTCCCTTTGGATGCCCCAATCCCAGAGGAGAACCCATCTCTGAGCTCTCGCACTGAGCTACTATCTGCAGATGTCCTCTGCCAAGCAACAACAGAGCATCTGGGTGAGGTTGGGCCCTTCTTTACCCCGCTGGAATCCAGATCAACCTCAGATTATCCTATGAGGCTGTCCCCTGCCACACCTCGCTACAGTGGACTGCATTCCCCAGCTCTGCTAAACCAGAGTGTCTTGGCTAAGTCTTACAAACCTGAGACTAATGCCAACTTGAAAATGCTTCCTGATGAGGATCACCAACAAATGCCTGGTGCCTACAGCCCAGGGAGCACACCTGTTGCTCCCCTAAGTCCACATATTGGTACTAGACCAATGGATAGAGAAAAGGAAGACTGGGAGCTGGAAACGGCAGAGAAACAGTTAAGTGCAGAGACCAGACCAGCGGCTTCTACGCCTCCACCCCATCTATCCAATGGAAACCCCAGCCAGGCAGTGCTGGAGTTCGCCCAGTACTTAGACTCTCTTTTCAGACTGGATGGCAGCAGCTCACCAACTCTGGACCTTTCTGATGGGGAGTCAGAATCAGGCCGGGGCTCCTTTGGGCAGGGTGAGTGTCTTGGAGATGAGCAGCGGTTGGATGACAAACAACTTCTGGCCAGGGCAACAGTGGAGCCTAATCTAGTTCCCAAGCCTCCGCGTACTTTTGCTGGATCCGCTGACCCCTCTTCGGGCATATCTTTGTCACCCTCCTTCCCTCTCTCTTCATCTGAAGAACTCAACGACCTTTCTCCTAGCGAGGGTGCCCCATCAGCCATACACTCCCTACGAACATCTCCCCCTTGCCACTGCCCTGAAGAGAACACACTATCGTCTATGGTGTAG
- the dagla gene encoding diacylglycerol lipase-alpha isoform X1: MPGMVMFRRRWSVGSDDLVLPALFLFLLHCIWLVVLSVVVFGLPYGSDKSCSETLVDHGRGYLGILVSCLICESAIMWLSMRGSILYTQPREAVQYVLYIRLAILLVELVYAVVGIAWLVQYYKPCSDVTAKNLALGIVVCNWLVIFSVCITLMCTFDPTGRTFVKLKATRRRQRNLTTYTLRHRLEEGQASSWSRRLKFFMCCTRAQDTQSDAYSEVASLFAEFFRDLDIVPSDIIAGLVLLRQRQRSKRSAILDQANNDILAFLSGMPVTRNTRYLDLKNSAEMNMYKDVCYYMLFALAAYGWPMYLMRKPACGLCRLASSCPCTSVSGSRLSQSVTVEEDNCCGCNVLAIRRHFLDNDLKQVHIVYTSCHDAVYETPFFVAVDHAKKKVVISIRGTLSPKDALTDLTGDSERLPVEEQQGTWLGHKGMVYSAEYIKKKLEQEMILSQAFGRDLNKGTMHYGLVIVGHSLGAGTAAILSFLLRPQYPTLHCYSYSPPGGLLSEDAMEYSKEFVTSVVLGKDLVPRLGLSQLEGFRRHLLEVLQKSNKPKWRIIAGGTKCIPKSELPLEDDDPQSQPAAPPSSRLWLHPSDLSIALSASTPLYPPGRIIHVVHNHPPETCCGQEEPTYSALWGDNKAFNEVIISPAMLNEHMPHMVMEGLNKVLENYNKGKTALLSAAKIMVSPTEVDLNPETLFVDTSTTSQQPTPTTHHRRNSSVRQKTLLRSCAQSEISLDGFSECPPPPVPVVLRGARERLAVELRDRKAPLAVMESLSDAESLYSLDSRRSSAALRGSPMLGSLPFPLDAPIPEENPSLSSRTELLSADVLCQATTEHLGEVGPFFTPLESRSTSDYPMRLSPATPRYSGLHSPALLNQSVLAKSYKPETNANLKMLPDEDHQQMPGAYSPGSTPVAPLSPHIGTRPMDREKEDWELETAEKQLSAETRPAASTPPPHLSNGNPSQAVLEFAQYLDSLFRLDGSSSPTLDLSDGESESGRGSFGQGECLGDEQRLDDKQLLARATVEPNLVPKPPRTFAGSADPSSGISLSPSFPLSSSEELNDLSPSEGAPSAIHSLRTSPPCHCPEENTLSSMV, encoded by the exons ATGCCTGGAATGGTGATGTTTCGGCGGCGCTGGTCAGTTGGCAGTGATGACCTGGTGctgcccgccctcttcctctttttgttACACTGCATATG GTTGGTGGTTCTGTCTGTAGTTGTGTTCGGCCTTCCATATGGCTCAGACAAGTCCTGTTCGGAAACCCTGGTGGACCATGGCCGAGGGTACCTGGGCATCCTGGTCAGCTGCCTTATATGTGAGAGCGCCATCATGTGGTTGAGCATGAGGGGCAGCATTTTGTACACACAGCCCAGGGAAGCTGTACAGTATGTCCTTTACATACGGCTCG CTATTCTGTTGGTTGAGCTTGTGTATGCTGTCGTGGGCATTGCCTGGCTTGTCCAGTATTACAAACCGTGCTCTGATGTCACTGCTAAAAACTTGGCTTTGG GAATTGTCGTATGCAACTGGCTGGTAATTTTCAGCGTTTGCATTACCCTCATGTGTACTTTTGATCCCACGGGTCGGACTTTTGTCAAGCTGAAGGCAACCCGTCGGCGTCAGCGCAACCTCACTACTTACACGCTCAG ACACAGGCTAGAGGAAGGCCAAGCcagcagctggagcaggagaCTAAAGTTTTTCATGTGCTGCACAAGAGCCCAAGATACACAATCG GATGCGTATTCAGAGGTGGCCAGCCTCTTTGCAGAGTTCTTCAGAGACCTGGATATTGTGCCTAGTGATATTATTGCTGGTCTGGTACTGCTCCGCCAGAGACAGAGGTCTAAGAGATCTGCTATCCTGGACCAG GCCAACAATGACATTTTAGCCTTCTTATCAGGAATGCCTGTCACTCGTAACACTAGATACCTGGACCTCAAGAACTCG GCTGAGATGAACATGTACAAGGATGTGTGCTATTATATGCTCTTTGCCCTGGCTGCTTATGGTTGGCCCATGTACCTGATGAGGAAGCCTGCCTGTGGGCTGTGCCGCCTCGCCAGCTCCTGCCC CTGTACATCTGTGTCTGGATCTCGGCTGTCTCAGTCCGTGACAGTGGAAGAGGACAATTGTTGCGGCTGTAATGTCCTGGCTATACGCAGGCACTTCCTGGATAATGACCTCAAGCAGGTCCACATTGTCTACACTTCCTGCCACGATGCT GTTTACGAGACTCCATTTTTTGTGGCAGTGGATCAcgcaaaaaagaaagttgtcaTCAGTATCAGAGGAACTCTTTCTCCAAAG GATGCCCTGACTGATCTGACGGGGGACTCTGAACGTTTGCCTGTGGAGGAACAGCAAGGCACCTGGCTTGGCCACAAG GGAATGGTTTACTCAGCAGAATACATTAAGAAGAAACTGGAGCAGGAAATGATCTTGTCTCAAGCTTTTGGACGAGACTTG AACAAGGGCACCATGCATTATGGGCTGGTGATAGTCGGGCATTCTCTCGGTGCAGGCACTGCTGCTATTCTTTCCTTCCTGCTGAGACCTCAGTACCCAACACTTCACTGCTACTCTTACTCTCCACCCGGTGGCCTTCTTAG TGAGGATGCCATGGAGTACTCCAAAGAGTTTGTCACATCCGTAGTTTTGGGTAAAGACTTGGTGCCAAG GCTTGGCCTGTCACAACTAGAGGGTTTCCGACGCCACCTTCTGGAAGTTTTACAAAAGAGTAACAAGCCAAAG TGGAGGATCATTGCGGGAGGCACTAAATGCATCCCAAAATCAGAGCTTCCACTAGAGGATGATGATCCTCAGTCTCAGCCTGCAGCACCCCCAAGCAGTCGCTTGTGGCTCCACCCCAGTGACCTCAGCATCGCCTTGTCAGCCTCCACACCCCTCTACCCACCTGGCAGGATCATCCACGTGGTGCACAACCATCCTCCAGAGACATG CTGTGGTCAGGAAGAGCCAACCTACTCAGCATTGTGGGGGGACAACAAGGCTTTCAATGAGGTCATCATATCACCTGCCATGCTTAATGAGCACATGCCCCACATGGTGATGGAGGGTCTCAACAAg GTGCTGGAGAACTACAACAAAGGGAAAACTGCTTTGCTGTCAGCAGCCAAGATCATGGTGAGCCCCACAGAAGTGGACTTGAACCCAGAGACCTTGTTCGTGGATACATCAACAACCTCTCAGCAGCCAACGCCTACAACCCACCACCGCAGGAACAGCAGTGTTCG acaaaaaacattgTTACG CTCGTGTGCCCAGTCTGAAATATCTCTGGATGGTTTCTCTGAGTGCCCCCCTCCTCCAGTGCCTGTAGTACTGCGTGGAGCACGAGAACGTTTGGCAGTGGAGCTGAGGGATCGCAAAGCACCCTTAGCTGTCATGGAGAGTCTCTCAGATGCAGAGTCCCTGTATAGTCTGGATTCCCGACGGTCCTCCGCTGCATTAAGGGGTTCACCAATGCTGGGTAGCCTCCCGTTCCCTTTGGATGCCCCAATCCCAGAGGAGAACCCATCTCTGAGCTCTCGCACTGAGCTACTATCTGCAGATGTCCTCTGCCAAGCAACAACAGAGCATCTGGGTGAGGTTGGGCCCTTCTTTACCCCGCTGGAATCCAGATCAACCTCAGATTATCCTATGAGGCTGTCCCCTGCCACACCTCGCTACAGTGGACTGCATTCCCCAGCTCTGCTAAACCAGAGTGTCTTGGCTAAGTCTTACAAACCTGAGACTAATGCCAACTTGAAAATGCTTCCTGATGAGGATCACCAACAAATGCCTGGTGCCTACAGCCCAGGGAGCACACCTGTTGCTCCCCTAAGTCCACATATTGGTACTAGACCAATGGATAGAGAAAAGGAAGACTGGGAGCTGGAAACGGCAGAGAAACAGTTAAGTGCAGAGACCAGACCAGCGGCTTCTACGCCTCCACCCCATCTATCCAATGGAAACCCCAGCCAGGCAGTGCTGGAGTTCGCCCAGTACTTAGACTCTCTTTTCAGACTGGATGGCAGCAGCTCACCAACTCTGGACCTTTCTGATGGGGAGTCAGAATCAGGCCGGGGCTCCTTTGGGCAGGGTGAGTGTCTTGGAGATGAGCAGCGGTTGGATGACAAACAACTTCTGGCCAGGGCAACAGTGGAGCCTAATCTAGTTCCCAAGCCTCCGCGTACTTTTGCTGGATCCGCTGACCCCTCTTCGGGCATATCTTTGTCACCCTCCTTCCCTCTCTCTTCATCTGAAGAACTCAACGACCTTTCTCCTAGCGAGGGTGCCCCATCAGCCATACACTCCCTACGAACATCTCCCCCTTGCCACTGCCCTGAAGAGAACACACTATCGTCTATGGTGTAG